Proteins from a genomic interval of Trifolium pratense cultivar HEN17-A07 linkage group LG6, ARS_RC_1.1, whole genome shotgun sequence:
- the LOC123888510 gene encoding peptide chain release factor PrfB1, chloroplastic, whose amino-acid sequence MVVVSQPLCCNTIITTAKTFTSSSSSSSKQPLLIPQFPSSSSSSSPSTHFLSFRTTLTRSPSPFPPPSLLFATPENQLSVGEGEEDTHTSDSALQDFYSLRRDVEIASQRVKEIRESSALQLLEQELANLEEEASSSSFWDDQAKAQQTLSTLADVKDKIKLLNEYKTQVEDAETIVMLTEEMESVDKGLYEEASSVIKELNKSLDRFELTQLLSGPYDKEGAVISITAGAGGTDAQDWADMLLRMYVRWAEKQRYKTRVVEKSPGEEAGIKSATVEVEGRYAYGYLSGEKGTHRIVRQSPFNSKGLRQTSFSGVEVMPLLPEESLNVEIPEEDLEYNFSRAGGKGGQNVNKIESAVRITHIPTGVTLRCTEERSQLANKVKALRRLKAKLLVIAEEQRASEFKQIRGDVVKAEWGQQIRNYVFHPYKLVKDVRTGQETTDITSVMDGELDLFIKSYLKHKFSMTLSTSGVN is encoded by the exons ATGGTGGTTGTTTCGCAGCCTCTGTGCTGCAACACCATTATAACCACCGCCAAAACCtttacttcttcttcttcttcttcttctaaacaACCACTTCTGATTCCACAAtttccatcttcttcttcttcttcttctccttcaacacACTTTTTATCTTTCCGCACCACTCTCACCCGTTCCCCTTCTCCTTTTCCTCCACCATCTC TTTTGTTTGCGACGCCGGAGAATCAATTGAGCGTTGGGGAAGGAGAGGAGGATACTCATACAAGTGATTCAGCACTTCAAG ATTTTTATTCTTTGAGGAGAGATGTTGAAATTGCATCACAGCGTGTCAAAGAGATTAGAGAATCATCTGCTCTACAGCTATTGGAGCAAGAACTTGCCAACCTTGAAGAGGAAGCGTCTTCTAGCTCCTTTTGGGATGATCAAGCCAAAGCTCAACAGACTCTTTCGACATTGGCTGATGTCAAAGATAAGATAAAATTGCTCAATGAGTACAAGACTCAG GTTGAGGATGCAGAAACAATAGTTATGCTGACAGAGGAAATGGAATCCGTTGATAAAGGGCTTTATGAAGAAGCTTCTAGTGTTATTAAAGAACTGAATAAGTCACTTGATCGGTTTGAGCTGACTCAACTTCTTTCTGGTCCCTATGATAAAGAAGGTGCTGTAATCTCTATTACAGCAGGTGCTGGAGGGACTGATGCACAG GACTGGGCGGACATGCTTCTTAGGATGTACGTGAGATGGGCTGAGAAACAAAGATACAAAACTAGAGTGGTTGAGAAATCTCCAGGAGAAGAAGCTGGAATTAAATCTGCCACCGTCGAAGTTGAAGGTCGTTATGCGTATGGGTATTTGTCAGGGGAAAAAGGAACCCATCGCATTGTTCGGCAATCCCCTTTTAATTCCAAAGGTCTTCGTCAG ACAAGCTTTTCTGGTGTTGAAGTCATGCCTCTCCTTCCAGAAGAATCTTTGAATGTTGAAATTCCCGAAGAGGACCTGGAGTATAATTTTTCAAGAGCAGGTGGAAAAGGAGGTCAGAATGTTAACAAGATTGAAAGTGCCGTTCGAATTACACATATCCCAACTGGTGTCACTCTTCGCTGCACAG AGGAGAGATCCCAACTAGCAAATAAGGTGAAAGCTTTACGCCGTTTGAAAGCCAAGCTGTTGGTGATAGCTGAAGAGCAACGTGCATCTGAATTTAAGCAGATTCGAGGAGATGTAGTGAAGGCTGAATGGGGACAACAAATTAGAAATTATGTCTTCCATCCATACAAATTGGTAAAGGATGTAAGAACAGGGCAAGAAACGACAGATATCACCTCTGTTATGGATGGAGAGTTGGATCTCTTTATTAAGTCTTACCTCAAACATAAGTTTAGTATGACACTGTCTACAAGTGGGGTCAACTAA
- the LOC123888513 gene encoding acyl carrier protein 2, mitochondrial — MAARRTGLPLMQYLRVQVDTLPLNNQSPFRLLPNFFLRRFSEEVRGSFLDKSEVTDRVVSCVKNFQKVDPSKVTPTAHFQNDLGLDSLDAVEIVMALEEEFGFEIPDNEADKINSINLAVDFIASHPQAK, encoded by the exons ATGGCGGCGAGAAGAACCGGTTTGCCTCTGATGCAATACCTAAGAGTGCAAGTTGATACTCTTCCCCTCAACAACCAATCTCCTTTCCGTCTTCTTCCTAATTTCTTCCTTCGTCGCTTCAGCGAAGAGGTTAGGGGTTCGTTTCTCGATAAATCTGAGGTCACAGATCGCGTCGTTTCATGCGTTAAAAACTTCCAGAAAGTAGATCCTTCTAAG GTTACTCCAACTGCTCATTTCCAGAATGACCTTGGATTGGATAGTTTAGATGCTGTAGAGATTGTGATGGCTCTTGAGGAAGAGTTTGGATTTGAGATTCCTGATAATGAAGCAGACAAGATTAACTCCATTAACCTTGCCGTTGACTTCATTGCATCTCATCCTCAGGCAAAGTAG
- the LOC123888511 gene encoding dehydrogenase/reductase SDR family member 7, with the protein MLILFLSIFLFLLFLFKFATAYGDFTLMSKKQPKRQLIEDKVFWITGASRGIGVILAQQLASLGAKLIISARNEAELNQVKSQLKGKHAPDGVKVLPLDLTSGEDSLRKVVDIAESFFPDSGVDYMFHNAAFERPKSSLLDVTEDGLKATFDVNVLGTITLTKLLAPFMLKRGKGHFVVMSSAAGKTPAPGQAIYSASKFALNGYFHSLRSELCQKGIQVTVVCPGPIATSNNSGSQVPSEKRVSAEKCAELTIIAATHGLKEAWISYQPVLAVMYLVQYMPTIGYWLMDKVGKSRVEAVAEKGNTYSLSLLFGKKKAV; encoded by the exons ATGTTGATTCTGTTCCTTTCTATCTTCCTCTTCTTGCTCTTCTTATTCAAATTCGCCACCGCCTATG GCGATTTCACTTTGATGTCAAAGAAGCAACCAAAACGCCAACTTATTGAAGATAAG GTTTTTTGGATTACTGGTGCAAGCCGTGGAATTG GGGTAATTCTAGCTCAACAACTTGCAAGTTTAGGGGCCAAGTTAATAATCTCTGCAAGGAATGAAGCTGAACTAAACCAAGTAAAGTCGCAGCTGAAAG GTAAGCATGCACCTGACGGGGTCAAGGTTTTACCGTTGGATTTAACGTCTGGAGAAGATTCTCTTAGGAAGGTTGTCGACATAGCAGAATCATTTTTCCCGGATTCCGGTGTTGATTACATGTTCCATAACGCTGCTTTTGAGCGTCCT AAATCATCTCTCTTAGACGTAACCGAGGATGGTCTCAAG GCAACATTTGATGTCAATGTTCTGGGAACAATAACTCTTACAAAGCTCTTGGCACCTTTCATGTTGAAGAGAGGGAAAGGTCATTTTGTGGTG ATGAGTAGTGCAGCAGGAAAAACACCTGCCCCAGGTCAGGCTATATACTCCGCTTCTAAATTTGCACTAAATGGATACTTCCATTCCTTGCGTTCAGAG CTCTGTCAGAAAGGAATCCAGGTAACTGTTGTCTGTCCTGGTCCCATAGCAACATCAAATAACTCTGGATCGCAGGTTCCATCTGAG AAGCGTGTGTCGGCGGAGAAGTGTGCTGAGCTGACGATTATTGCCGCAACTCATGGCTTAAAGGAAGCTTGGATATCATATCAG CCTGTCCTTGCTGTCATGTACCTTGTTCAGTACATGCCAACTATTGGTTATTGGCTCATGGACAAG GTTGGTAAAAGTCGAGTGGAGGCTGTTGCAGAAAAGGGAAACACTTATTCTTTGAGCCTACTATTTGGAAAAAAGAAGGCAGTGTGA